Proteins encoded in a region of the Marinococcus sp. PL1-022 genome:
- the dapD gene encoding 2,3,4,5-tetrahydropyridine-2,6-dicarboxylate N-acetyltransferase, with translation MNQMDANEIIQFISDSKKSTPVKVHITGELDAIGFGNETKRFITGNTGVLFGEWEDIKEGIEANADKIEDFVVENDRRNSAIPMLDLKDIEARIEPGAIIRDQVEIGKGAVIMMGASINIGSVVGEGTMIDMNVVMGGRATVGNNCHIGAGSVLAGVIEPPSAQPVVVEDGVVVGANCVILEGVTVGEGAVVAAGAVVTEDVPPNTVVAGTPARVIKEIDEQTKGKTEIKQELRRLK, from the coding sequence ATGAATCAAATGGATGCAAATGAAATTATCCAGTTCATTTCAGATAGTAAAAAATCCACTCCGGTTAAAGTACATATTACCGGCGAGTTGGATGCTATCGGATTTGGAAATGAAACGAAGCGGTTTATTACAGGAAACACCGGTGTATTGTTCGGTGAATGGGAAGATATTAAAGAAGGCATCGAAGCGAATGCAGACAAAATTGAAGATTTTGTTGTAGAAAACGACCGCAGAAACAGCGCGATCCCGATGCTTGATCTAAAAGACATCGAAGCACGCATTGAGCCGGGCGCGATCATCCGCGACCAGGTGGAAATCGGTAAGGGCGCCGTTATCATGATGGGCGCAAGCATCAACATCGGTTCAGTTGTTGGAGAAGGCACGATGATTGATATGAACGTTGTAATGGGTGGACGCGCCACCGTGGGCAACAACTGCCATATCGGTGCAGGATCAGTTCTTGCTGGTGTCATTGAGCCGCCGTCCGCACAGCCGGTCGTTGTCGAAGACGGCGTTGTAGTGGGCGCCAACTGCGTGATCCTTGAAGGGGTCACTGTCGGTGAAGGCGCAGTCGTAGCTGCCGGCGCCGTAGTAACAGAAGACGTGCCGCCAAATACGGTTGTTGCTGGTACTCCTGCACGCGTCATCAAAGAAATTGATGAGCAGACAAAAGGAAAAACAGAAATTAAACAGGAACTGCGCCGCTTAAAATAA
- a CDS encoding aspartate aminotransferase family protein, which yields MNWLEKDQHYIMSTYQRLPIVVEKGEGNYLYDSEQNKYLDLFTGLAVNIVGHSHPYLLGKLKEQAEQFLHISNMFINKPAVRLAERLIGLSIPGKVFFANSGAEATEAAVKLVHKWGSGQEIPKKGIAVLEKSFHGRTLGVIQLTRQPGIYQDFPAADYPVYEVEAENLEALEEVLKTKQPAAFLFEPILGSGGIQPVSPSFMEKAKSLCEKYNVLFIVDEIQTGIGRTGTFFAYERAEITPDVILFAKGIGGGLPLGGMIAGERVKEVFQPGDHGTTFGPSPLSAAMGNAVLDVLYDQNELENGRKRADYLWSRLEEWRKESEGFVQEIRGLGMMVGVVLDADASFVKTLQERLLAKGFMFNITQQRIIRLLPPLTLERAEVDAFIEALAGEMSALKERSVQ from the coding sequence ATGAACTGGCTTGAAAAAGACCAGCACTATATAATGTCTACGTACCAGCGTCTTCCGATTGTCGTGGAAAAAGGGGAAGGCAATTACTTATATGACAGCGAACAAAACAAATACCTTGATTTATTTACCGGCCTGGCCGTCAATATTGTCGGTCATTCGCATCCTTACTTGCTCGGTAAGCTGAAGGAACAGGCAGAGCAGTTTCTGCATATTTCCAATATGTTTATTAACAAACCGGCGGTCCGCCTGGCGGAACGGTTGATTGGGCTCAGTATCCCGGGGAAGGTGTTCTTTGCAAACTCCGGAGCGGAAGCCACTGAAGCAGCGGTCAAGCTTGTGCATAAATGGGGCAGCGGCCAGGAAATCCCGAAAAAAGGAATCGCTGTGCTCGAAAAAAGCTTCCACGGACGGACGCTTGGTGTTATTCAGCTGACACGCCAGCCCGGAATTTATCAGGATTTTCCGGCCGCGGACTACCCCGTATATGAAGTGGAAGCAGAAAACCTGGAGGCGCTTGAAGAAGTGCTTAAGACGAAGCAGCCGGCCGCATTTTTATTCGAGCCAATTTTAGGCTCAGGCGGCATTCAGCCAGTCTCTCCTTCCTTTATGGAGAAAGCAAAATCCCTGTGCGAAAAATACAATGTGCTGTTTATCGTGGATGAAATTCAGACCGGAATCGGGCGCACCGGAACATTTTTCGCCTACGAACGGGCAGAAATCACACCGGATGTTATTTTGTTTGCCAAAGGCATCGGCGGCGGTCTTCCGCTTGGAGGAATGATTGCCGGAGAACGTGTGAAGGAAGTATTTCAACCGGGCGACCATGGCACGACCTTCGGGCCTTCCCCGCTCAGCGCTGCGATGGGAAATGCAGTGCTTGACGTTCTGTATGATCAAAACGAACTGGAAAATGGGCGTAAACGGGCTGACTATCTGTGGTCCCGTCTGGAAGAGTGGAGGAAAGAAAGCGAAGGGTTTGTGCAGGAAATCCGCGGACTTGGCATGATGGTCGGTGTGGTACTGGACGCAGACGCTTCATTTGTCAAAACACTGCAGGAGAGGCTGCTTGCAAAAGGATTTATGTTTAATATTACCCAGCAGCGCATTATTCGTCTGCTGCCACCGCTGACCCTTGAGAGAGCGGAAGTGGACGCTTTTATTGAAGCCCTCGCTGGAGAAATGAGCGCCCTGAAAGAAAGGAGCGTGCAGTAA
- a CDS encoding N-acetyldiaminopimelate deacetylase, translating into MAFTDLTRFRRDLHRIPEPGFQEVKTQQYLLDVIRALPQEHLSYKTWETGILVRIEGSDPEKTVGYRTDMDGLPVPEQSGLKFPSGHEGMMHACGHDMHMAIALGILQNLAEHRPVQNVVMLFQPAEEGPGGAEPMIRSEEFKAWKPDEIYALHIAPEHPVGTIATKPGVLFANTSELFINLRGKGGHAARPHQTEDMVVAASHFVTQLQSIVARNIDPLDPAVVTIGTIEAGTKQNIIAESARVEGTIRTFSMDNMKLIKERITGMLKGTEASFHCETDVDWGANYCQVYNDEAKTAELTAFAESHGQVNFVESREAMTGEDFGYFLRDIPGTMVWLGVDTPYGLHDNRISPSEKAMDTAVEFFTDFLCSR; encoded by the coding sequence ATGGCCTTCACTGATTTAACAAGGTTCCGCCGGGATCTGCACCGCATCCCGGAGCCGGGATTCCAGGAAGTCAAAACCCAGCAGTACCTGCTTGATGTAATTCGTGCTCTCCCGCAGGAACATCTGTCATATAAAACGTGGGAGACTGGTATCCTTGTCCGTATCGAAGGGTCGGATCCGGAAAAAACCGTCGGCTACCGAACGGACATGGACGGCCTGCCGGTTCCGGAGCAGTCAGGTCTGAAGTTTCCGTCCGGGCATGAAGGAATGATGCATGCCTGCGGGCACGACATGCACATGGCGATTGCGCTTGGCATACTGCAGAACCTTGCGGAGCACCGGCCAGTTCAAAACGTGGTAATGCTGTTTCAGCCGGCAGAAGAAGGACCCGGAGGAGCAGAGCCGATGATTCGGTCCGAGGAATTTAAGGCATGGAAGCCCGACGAAATTTATGCCCTTCATATCGCACCAGAGCACCCGGTGGGCACGATTGCGACAAAGCCGGGGGTACTGTTTGCCAACACCTCGGAATTGTTTATCAATCTCCGAGGCAAAGGAGGGCATGCGGCGCGTCCCCACCAGACGGAGGACATGGTGGTGGCAGCAAGCCACTTTGTGACTCAGCTTCAGTCAATCGTAGCAAGAAACATTGATCCGCTCGATCCGGCTGTTGTGACAATCGGTACGATTGAAGCAGGAACCAAGCAGAACATTATTGCGGAATCCGCGCGGGTGGAAGGGACGATTCGCACCTTTTCGATGGACAATATGAAGTTGATCAAAGAAAGAATAACCGGAATGCTGAAAGGGACTGAAGCTTCCTTTCACTGTGAAACAGACGTGGACTGGGGAGCGAATTACTGCCAGGTGTATAATGATGAAGCAAAAACAGCGGAACTGACGGCGTTTGCAGAGAGCCACGGGCAGGTCAACTTTGTGGAGAGCCGGGAAGCAATGACTGGAGAAGACTTTGGCTATTTTCTCCGGGACATCCCCGGGACGATGGTCTGGCTCGGAGTGGATACGCCGTACGGACTGCATGATAACCGGATCAGTCCTTCCGAAAAAGCAATGGACACAGCAGTAGAGTTTTTTACTGATTTTTTATGCAGCCGGTGA
- a CDS encoding mechanosensitive ion channel family protein gives MESFNEGVFWTAAVILMVQLIGVLIGYIIVRAIGSKVIHRAFNRMEKQRNMHPGRVKTLSKLAISIFTYILLFIVITITLGLFDLDIAPLIASAGIVGLAIGFGAQGLVSDVVTGFFILLEKQIDVEDYIAIAGIDGIVEEVGLRTTQVRSFDGTLHFVPNREISVVSNYSRGNMQAIVDIGIAYEENVDKAIAVIQGACNRVAEEQGIFKEGPDVVGVNALGASEVTIRIIAKTENMMQWAMQRELLKACKEDLDAHNIEIPYPHQVNVSKEA, from the coding sequence ATGGAATCGTTTAATGAAGGAGTTTTCTGGACAGCTGCCGTTATTTTAATGGTGCAGCTAATTGGTGTGCTCATCGGCTATATCATCGTACGGGCCATCGGAAGCAAGGTCATCCACCGTGCCTTTAACCGCATGGAAAAGCAGCGGAATATGCACCCGGGCAGGGTCAAAACCCTTTCGAAGCTCGCTATAAGCATCTTTACTTACATTTTGTTGTTTATCGTAATCACCATTACTTTAGGTTTGTTCGATCTTGATATTGCTCCGCTTATCGCCAGCGCCGGAATTGTCGGGCTTGCGATTGGCTTCGGGGCCCAGGGCCTTGTAAGCGACGTTGTTACCGGCTTTTTTATTCTGCTCGAAAAGCAGATTGACGTTGAAGACTACATTGCGATTGCCGGAATAGACGGTATCGTCGAGGAGGTCGGACTGCGCACCACTCAGGTGCGAAGCTTTGACGGTACGCTTCATTTCGTACCAAACCGGGAGATCAGTGTTGTCAGCAACTATTCGCGCGGAAACATGCAGGCCATTGTCGATATTGGCATTGCTTATGAAGAAAATGTGGACAAAGCGATTGCTGTCATTCAGGGGGCCTGCAACCGCGTGGCCGAGGAGCAGGGTATTTTCAAGGAAGGCCCCGACGTTGTCGGAGTAAACGCCCTTGGCGCTTCAGAGGTTACGATCCGCATTATCGCCAAAACAGAGAACATGATGCAGTGGGCCATGCAGCGGGAGCTTTTGAAGGCCTGCAAGGAAGATCTTGATGCCCACAATATCGAAATCCCTTACCCTCACCAGGTAAACGTCAGCAAAGAAGCGTAA
- a CDS encoding peroxiredoxin → MSEKRMVAKQAPRFEMNAVMPDTSFGTISLEQVMKKDKWTVLFFYPMDFTDICPTEITTMSDHYDEFEELDTEVIGVSTDTIHSHKAWINMTREDNGLEQLKFPLAADTNHRVSRDYGVLIEEEGIALRGLYIINPDGELQYSMIHHNDVGRDVDEVLRVLQALQIGGMCPANWKPGQDTLNT, encoded by the coding sequence ATGAGTGAAAAGCGTATGGTGGCAAAGCAGGCTCCACGCTTCGAGATGAATGCCGTCATGCCGGACACCTCGTTTGGCACGATCAGCCTTGAACAAGTAATGAAAAAGGATAAATGGACGGTGCTCTTTTTCTATCCAATGGATTTCACCGATATTTGTCCGACGGAAATTACAACAATGAGCGACCATTATGACGAGTTCGAAGAGCTTGATACAGAAGTGATCGGTGTCTCGACAGATACAATCCATTCGCATAAGGCATGGATCAATATGACACGGGAAGATAATGGGCTCGAGCAGCTGAAATTTCCGCTTGCAGCTGATACAAATCACCGGGTAAGCCGGGATTACGGGGTTTTAATCGAAGAAGAGGGAATAGCACTGCGCGGTTTGTATATTATTAACCCAGACGGGGAACTGCAGTATTCGATGATTCACCACAATGATGTCGGGCGCGACGTTGACGAGGTGCTTCGCGTACTGCAGGCTCTGCAGATAGGTGGAATGTGTCCGGCGAACTGGAAGCCGGGCCAGGATACGCTGAACACGTAA
- a CDS encoding potassium channel family protein, with product MKKQFAVIGLGRFGGSICNALADEGMDVLAIDSNEHRVNEFAQVVAQAVIADGMDEKALRGLGIRNFDNVIVAIGDNIQASIMTTIVLDEIGVKHITVKAQNDYHEKVLRRIGAHEVIHPERDIGVRVAHSIVSKSVLDYLELSEDYSIVELEAGQLLDGKSLLDLDIRETYGCNVLAIKRGEDVHVSPRPEVDISEGDILIVVGADGDIARLESRWIDDN from the coding sequence ATGAAGAAACAGTTTGCAGTCATTGGTCTCGGCCGGTTCGGCGGAAGCATATGCAACGCCCTGGCCGATGAAGGGATGGATGTGCTTGCTATTGATTCCAACGAGCACCGGGTGAATGAATTTGCCCAGGTCGTCGCCCAGGCGGTCATAGCGGATGGTATGGACGAAAAGGCGCTGCGTGGTCTTGGCATCCGCAATTTTGATAATGTCATTGTAGCTATCGGTGATAATATTCAGGCAAGCATTATGACTACCATCGTGCTTGATGAAATCGGCGTCAAGCACATTACCGTAAAAGCGCAGAATGATTATCATGAAAAGGTGCTGCGGCGTATCGGTGCCCATGAAGTCATTCATCCGGAGCGCGATATTGGAGTAAGGGTGGCGCACAGCATTGTGTCCAAAAGCGTGCTGGACTATCTGGAGCTTTCCGAAGATTACAGTATTGTGGAGCTGGAAGCCGGTCAGCTGCTCGACGGTAAATCGCTTCTCGACCTGGATATACGTGAAACATATGGATGTAACGTGCTCGCTATTAAGCGCGGGGAGGACGTCCACGTATCACCACGTCCGGAGGTGGATATCAGTGAAGGAGACATTCTGATTGTCGTTGGCGCGGACGGAGATATTGCAAGACTCGAATCCCGGTGGATAGATGATAACTGA
- a CDS encoding sodium:proton antiporter: MLLYASLLVILLAVGLIVYIFDVKSNYFPVPMVLLIIGIGLSFIPVFSRLGLNHDIIFDLLLPGILFVSAYSFPIRSLKKNIWPIATLGTLGLMATVFLMAVLIYLVGAPAAGLSFVAAFLIASVLTPTDPVSVTAILENVFGDSDVPKVVEGESMINDGTSVVLFGIASSMFLYNESFSIFSFLAEFLLVSLGGVAVGVAGGWLVTKAVHIMHNHVYQVMLSVILAYGGFYIAEGLGVSGVLATVSAGIMLSRTFQKTEKEEELHSYLDGFWKVVEPAVLSLLFLLIGIQSADYLAFGHWLLAIGIFIISLIVRFIVLGGFLKLSPHIKERFQWSSVFMMTWSGLKGTVSVALLLSIETQSNSSADLVVSLTFAAILLSLVIQSLGVYPLAQKFSS, translated from the coding sequence GTGCTGCTATACGCTTCACTGCTTGTCATACTGCTGGCTGTCGGACTGATTGTTTATATATTTGATGTAAAAAGCAATTATTTCCCGGTGCCGATGGTGCTTTTGATTATTGGAATCGGGCTCTCCTTCATTCCCGTTTTCAGCAGGCTCGGTTTAAATCATGATATAATTTTTGATCTGCTGCTGCCGGGGATATTATTTGTGTCTGCCTATAGTTTTCCGATACGTTCATTAAAGAAAAACATCTGGCCAATTGCCACACTCGGAACATTGGGTCTGATGGCAACTGTATTTTTAATGGCCGTGCTTATATATCTTGTAGGGGCACCAGCTGCCGGTCTGTCCTTCGTTGCGGCATTTTTAATCGCTTCGGTACTGACACCGACAGATCCGGTATCTGTGACGGCTATTCTCGAAAACGTGTTTGGGGATTCGGATGTTCCGAAAGTCGTGGAGGGGGAATCGATGATCAATGACGGAACAAGCGTCGTATTGTTCGGGATTGCCTCCTCCATGTTTTTGTACAATGAGTCCTTTTCCATCTTTTCGTTTCTGGCTGAGTTTCTGCTGGTGTCACTTGGCGGTGTGGCTGTGGGTGTGGCAGGCGGGTGGCTTGTTACAAAAGCGGTTCATATCATGCATAATCATGTGTATCAGGTAATGCTCAGTGTGATTCTTGCCTACGGCGGCTTTTATATTGCTGAAGGCCTGGGGGTTTCCGGTGTTTTAGCCACCGTTTCGGCAGGTATCATGCTCTCACGGACCTTCCAGAAAACCGAAAAGGAGGAGGAGCTTCACTCTTATTTGGACGGCTTTTGGAAGGTGGTGGAGCCGGCCGTACTGTCGCTGCTTTTTTTGTTAATCGGCATTCAGTCAGCGGATTATCTTGCGTTCGGGCACTGGCTGCTCGCCATCGGAATATTTATTATTTCATTAATCGTCCGTTTCATTGTATTGGGCGGATTTCTAAAATTGTCACCGCATATTAAAGAACGGTTTCAGTGGTCATCTGTATTTATGATGACCTGGTCTGGGCTGAAAGGCACAGTATCTGTGGCCCTCCTGCTGAGTATCGAAACCCAGTCCAACAGCAGTGCGGATCTCGTTGTTTCTCTGACGTTTGCGGCTATTCTGCTTTCTCTTGTTATTCAAAGCCTCGGGGTCTATCCGCTGGCACAGAAATTTTCTTCCTGA
- a CDS encoding OsmC family protein, whose protein sequence is MANMEFNVEGNAKSFQTDLSTGSHEITIDEPENLGGSNQGMDPLSALLSSLAGCENAVANFVAKEMDFDLQGISFQVNGNIDSEGMMGNPDVRPYFQTVSVKAKVQTSESDERVQELQEKVDARCPVFTTLHAAGVEMKADWSKA, encoded by the coding sequence ATGGCTAATATGGAATTTAATGTAGAAGGAAACGCTAAAAGCTTTCAGACCGACCTCTCCACAGGTTCTCATGAAATTACGATCGATGAGCCGGAAAACCTTGGCGGAAGCAATCAGGGCATGGACCCTTTATCCGCTCTTCTCTCTTCTCTGGCAGGCTGCGAAAACGCTGTCGCCAATTTTGTGGCAAAGGAAATGGATTTTGATCTGCAGGGTATTTCATTTCAGGTAAATGGCAATATTGATTCAGAAGGCATGATGGGCAACCCTGATGTTCGTCCTTATTTTCAGACAGTGTCGGTAAAAGCGAAAGTACAGACATCTGAAAGCGATGAACGCGTTCAGGAGCTTCAGGAAAAGGTTGATGCCCGCTGTCCGGTATTTACTACTCTGCACGCAGCCGGCGTGGAAATGAAGGCCGACTGGAGCAAAGCTTAA
- a CDS encoding SRPBCC family protein: protein MAKYSRIIAQAGCHIHHAEPAQVYEAWTNPELMKTWMFPLGGEEKAEAEADVSEGGAWSVVNESQDEAYRAYGKYVEIDPPERIKKTLVRKETGGQDEKITVEINSILNGTQLIVTQDVVFLHHEQLEGKVVEEHLREERLRTEKYWHEMFSLLSKQLTPS from the coding sequence ATGGCAAAGTACAGTAGAATTATCGCCCAGGCAGGATGTCACATCCATCATGCAGAACCAGCGCAGGTATATGAAGCCTGGACCAATCCTGAACTGATGAAAACGTGGATGTTTCCTTTAGGGGGAGAAGAGAAAGCAGAAGCAGAGGCCGATGTCTCAGAAGGAGGAGCATGGAGTGTAGTGAATGAAAGCCAGGACGAAGCGTACAGGGCTTACGGAAAATATGTGGAAATAGATCCACCGGAACGCATTAAGAAAACGCTCGTCCGTAAAGAGACAGGCGGCCAGGACGAAAAAATCACAGTGGAAATCAATTCTATTTTAAACGGAACCCAGTTGATTGTAACCCAGGACGTGGTGTTTCTTCATCATGAACAGCTCGAGGGAAAAGTGGTGGAAGAGCATTTAAGAGAAGAAAGGCTCCGGACGGAAAAATATTGGCACGAAATGTTTTCCTTATTATCGAAACAACTTACACCTTCGTAA